From Nocardia sp. XZ_19_385, the proteins below share one genomic window:
- a CDS encoding dipeptidase produces the protein MPPFVWEQHCCLPLLPSASIAEAARYPVGSYVSLNVGYAPESTADAVAMAELFRKDALDDGRFRLVQRYSDIAECAGELIALAFDLEDSGPLGGNLDNIEMFHELGVRSLATTYNHANAAGCGCLDTEDTGLTAYGRDVVRTLNEVGMFVDGSHCSRRSGLDMAELTAAPMIYSHSNFAALWAHPRNITDEQALACARTGGVIGINGVGIFLGHNAESERAERVAAMARHIEYGAELVGIEHVGVGSDYSFDHDEFNRAIAENPENFSEEYTKYGPLQWTPPEDWLGNAEVPGLDEVLADRGFSESDIAAVFGGNFSRIAKEVFRD, from the coding sequence GTGCCGCCCTTCGTGTGGGAACAGCATTGCTGCCTACCGCTGCTACCGTCGGCGTCGATCGCCGAGGCGGCCCGCTATCCGGTGGGGTCCTATGTCTCGCTGAACGTGGGGTACGCACCGGAGTCGACCGCGGACGCGGTGGCCATGGCGGAGCTCTTCCGCAAGGACGCCCTCGACGACGGCCGCTTCCGATTGGTCCAGCGCTACAGCGACATCGCCGAATGCGCGGGCGAACTGATCGCGCTGGCTTTCGATCTCGAAGATTCCGGTCCGCTGGGCGGCAATCTCGACAACATCGAGATGTTTCACGAGCTGGGTGTCCGCTCGCTCGCCACGACCTACAACCACGCCAATGCCGCGGGCTGCGGCTGCCTGGACACCGAGGACACCGGGCTGACCGCCTACGGGCGTGACGTGGTCCGCACACTCAACGAGGTCGGCATGTTCGTCGACGGCTCGCACTGCTCCCGGCGCAGCGGCCTGGACATGGCCGAGCTCACCGCGGCCCCGATGATCTACAGCCACTCCAATTTCGCAGCGCTGTGGGCACATCCGCGCAATATCACCGACGAACAGGCGCTTGCCTGCGCCCGCACGGGTGGCGTGATCGGCATCAACGGGGTGGGAATCTTCCTGGGGCACAACGCCGAATCCGAACGGGCCGAGCGGGTGGCGGCGATGGCGCGGCATATCGAATACGGGGCCGAGTTGGTCGGGATCGAACATGTCGGCGTCGGGTCGGACTACTCGTTCGACCACGACGAGTTCAACCGGGCGATCGCGGAGAACCCGGAAAACTTCTCCGAGGAATACACCAAATACGGTCCGCTGCAATGGACTCCGCCGGAGGACTGGCTCGGAAACGCCGAAGTCCCCGGTCTGGACGAGGTGCTCGCCGACCGGGGATTCTCCGAGTCCGATATCGCCGCCGTCTTCGGCGGCAACTTCTCCCGTATTGCTAAAGAAGTCTTCCGCGACTGA
- a CDS encoding TetR/AcrR family transcriptional regulator: MSQDANTGRMYAGQPVEDRQRQRRARFLESGLTVFARDGYANSSVGAICKDAGLSSRQFYEEFTGRESLLLELYEQIDRESREAVTAALDKKAEASALEIIDAAVRAYVEAIGADPRKARVALVEVVGAGPKVEKFRLELRRVWGSLLASAAEDAAMHGEIPTGDYEMRVLAIIGAVNYVVDSWSGADPRPPLDDVIRVLSRVIMGAVGA, translated from the coding sequence ATGTCACAGGATGCGAATACGGGACGAATGTATGCCGGGCAACCCGTAGAGGACCGGCAACGTCAGCGGCGTGCGCGTTTTCTGGAGTCGGGCCTCACGGTCTTCGCGCGCGACGGTTACGCCAATAGTTCGGTGGGCGCTATCTGTAAGGACGCCGGGCTCTCCTCGCGCCAGTTCTACGAGGAGTTCACCGGCCGGGAATCGCTGCTACTCGAGCTCTACGAGCAGATCGATCGGGAGTCGCGCGAAGCGGTCACCGCCGCGCTGGACAAGAAGGCCGAAGCCAGCGCCCTGGAGATCATCGACGCGGCCGTCCGGGCCTACGTCGAAGCCATCGGCGCCGATCCACGTAAGGCGCGCGTGGCGCTGGTCGAGGTGGTCGGCGCCGGCCCCAAGGTGGAGAAGTTCCGGTTGGAGCTGCGCCGCGTCTGGGGTTCGCTGCTCGCCAGTGCCGCCGAGGATGCCGCCATGCACGGCGAAATCCCCACCGGCGACTACGAAATGCGCGTGCTGGCCATCATCGGCGCGGTCAACTACGTGGTCGATTCGTGGAGCGGCGCCGATCCGCGGCCACCGCTGGACGATGTGATCCGCGTCCTCAGCCGGGTGATCATGGGAGCTGTCGGGGCGTAA
- a CDS encoding PPOX class F420-dependent oxidoreductase translates to MDLSDAVDFARTARRSVLTTIRRNGRPQLSNVLHLVGDEGIIRISITADRAKYHNLRRDPWAALHVTRDDFFAYAVLEGTVELTPIAENPDDSTVEELVAYYREATGEHPDWNEYRRAMVEDRRVMARFTPAGAYGMLS, encoded by the coding sequence ATGGATCTCTCCGACGCCGTCGATTTCGCCCGCACCGCACGCCGTTCCGTACTCACCACCATCCGCCGCAACGGCCGGCCACAGCTGTCCAATGTGCTGCACCTGGTCGGCGACGAAGGCATCATCCGCATCTCCATCACCGCCGACCGTGCCAAGTACCACAACCTGCGCCGGGACCCCTGGGCCGCGCTGCACGTGACGCGAGACGACTTCTTCGCCTACGCCGTCCTCGAGGGCACCGTCGAACTCACGCCGATCGCCGAAAACCCCGACGACTCCACCGTCGAGGAACTCGTCGCGTACTACCGCGAAGCCACCGGCGAGCACCCGGACTGGAACGAATACCGGCGGGCCATGGTCGAAGACCGCCGCGTCATGGCCAGGTTCACACCGGCCGGCGCCTACGGAATGCTCAGCTGA
- a CDS encoding AraC family transcriptional regulator ligand-binding domain-containing protein has product MDLDGLAGGKRLALDPTDTTASTHLIRLVRDAARAAGAGADRLAAIHGTDDATLAGELNRIPLQSLIQLWEAVATARPGPGAGLAVAAAAPLGTLTTWDYLVTNGPTLAAALHAAQPYHRLVTAAAEGFDLHHDGELTVGFRTTAGDPAVVAVVNEYVLAYYLRRAREATGRAVIPARVTFGHSAPPDHRLLVDAFGTAAIEFDAGADSITFDAADATAPLPRADPMLADLLRSHAGLVLASARPLPSPLEAFRIALAAAIADGDPTLATVARRLAMSTRSLQRHLADHDTTWRHEYDSVRYEQAKTLLAEGRLTTAAVADRLGFTDDRALRKAFRRWSGTSPSELRAASA; this is encoded by the coding sequence GTGGATCTGGACGGTTTGGCGGGCGGCAAACGCCTCGCTCTGGATCCGACGGACACCACGGCATCGACGCATTTGATCCGTTTGGTACGCGATGCCGCCCGCGCCGCCGGGGCCGGTGCGGATCGGCTCGCCGCCATCCACGGAACCGATGACGCGACGCTCGCCGGGGAGCTGAACCGGATCCCGCTGCAGTCCCTGATCCAGCTGTGGGAAGCGGTCGCGACCGCACGGCCAGGCCCGGGCGCGGGTCTCGCGGTGGCCGCAGCCGCGCCGCTCGGAACCCTGACCACCTGGGATTATCTCGTCACCAACGGCCCGACGCTGGCCGCTGCGCTGCACGCGGCCCAGCCCTATCACCGCCTGGTGACCGCCGCCGCCGAAGGCTTCGACCTGCACCACGACGGCGAACTGACCGTCGGCTTCCGCACCACCGCGGGCGATCCGGCGGTGGTCGCCGTGGTCAACGAATATGTGCTCGCCTACTACCTGCGACGGGCTCGCGAGGCCACCGGTCGCGCGGTGATCCCGGCCCGTGTCACGTTCGGCCACAGCGCTCCCCCGGATCACCGCCTGTTGGTGGACGCGTTCGGGACCGCCGCGATCGAATTCGACGCGGGGGCCGACAGCATCACCTTCGACGCGGCCGACGCCACGGCACCGCTCCCCCGCGCGGACCCGATGCTGGCCGACCTGTTGCGCAGCCACGCGGGCCTGGTGCTCGCCTCCGCGCGCCCACTGCCGAGTCCGCTGGAGGCCTTCCGGATCGCCCTGGCCGCGGCGATCGCGGACGGGGATCCGACGCTGGCGACGGTCGCGCGGCGGCTCGCCATGAGTACGCGCAGCCTGCAACGGCATCTCGCCGACCACGACACCACATGGCGGCACGAATACGACTCGGTTCGCTATGAACAGGCGAAAACACTGCTCGCCGAAGGCCGTTTGACCACCGCGGCGGTCGCGGATCGACTCGGATTCACCGACGACCGGGCCCTGCGCAAGGCGTTCCGGCGCTGGTCGGGGACGTCCCCTTCGGAGCTGCGCGCCGCCTCGGCGTAA
- a CDS encoding helix-turn-helix domain-containing protein: MSTQRTPSADADDPTLEADVFARNCTSRPVLQNVASRWGTLALVALREGPYRFSALRRRVDGVSERMLSQTLQGLERDGLVHREVHETIPPRVEYTLTEIGAQVAEHLEALIRVLETNMPRIEEAQTAYHRG, translated from the coding sequence ATGAGTACCCAGCGCACCCCGTCGGCCGATGCCGACGACCCCACGCTGGAAGCCGACGTTTTCGCAAGAAACTGCACTTCACGGCCGGTTTTGCAGAACGTCGCCAGCCGGTGGGGAACCCTGGCCCTCGTCGCGTTGCGCGAGGGGCCGTACCGGTTCAGCGCCCTGCGCCGCCGCGTCGACGGTGTGAGCGAGCGCATGCTCTCGCAGACCCTGCAAGGCCTGGAACGCGACGGACTGGTGCATCGCGAGGTGCACGAGACCATCCCCCCGCGCGTCGAATACACCCTCACCGAGATCGGCGCGCAGGTCGCCGAACACCTGGAAGCCCTGATCCGGGTGCTGGAAACCAACATGCCGCGGATCGAGGAAGCCCAGACGGCCTACCACCGCGGCTGA
- a CDS encoding alpha/beta fold hydrolase: METVPIQVPDGSTIPVRLFPAQGAHKHPVTPDAPRPVVVLVPGLGVPGGYYEYFAGQLAGRGFDVAIGEIRGNGDSRPKPSASSTYGYHELVSVDFPAIFEVVRTRFPSSTPYLLGHSMGGQFAVMYASRIRGRLGGLILVASGTPYHKGYPGVFGPGILFGTAAAALTAGLTGFWPGDRITVGGFGRQSKVLISDWARLARTGRFRPVGADIDYEERIGRLQLPVLSITITGDDLTPPGSAEHLLSKMPKAEVTEWHQPEKLGHNGWITDPASTLDRIEKWLR; the protein is encoded by the coding sequence ATGGAGACCGTCCCCATTCAGGTCCCGGATGGCAGCACGATCCCGGTGCGGCTGTTCCCCGCCCAGGGCGCGCACAAGCACCCCGTGACACCGGACGCACCCCGTCCGGTGGTGGTGCTCGTGCCCGGATTAGGTGTCCCCGGTGGGTATTACGAGTACTTCGCGGGCCAGCTGGCGGGACGCGGCTTCGACGTCGCGATCGGCGAAATCCGCGGCAACGGTGACAGCCGGCCCAAGCCGAGCGCGTCCAGCACCTATGGCTACCACGAACTGGTGTCGGTCGACTTCCCCGCCATCTTCGAGGTGGTGCGCACCCGATTCCCTTCCAGCACGCCGTATCTGCTCGGGCACAGCATGGGGGGCCAGTTCGCCGTCATGTACGCCTCGCGCATCCGTGGGCGGCTCGGCGGGCTCATCCTGGTCGCCTCCGGCACCCCGTACCACAAGGGCTATCCGGGCGTCTTCGGTCCCGGCATCCTGTTCGGCACGGCCGCGGCCGCGCTGACCGCCGGCCTTACCGGTTTCTGGCCCGGTGACCGAATCACGGTGGGCGGCTTCGGCCGCCAGTCCAAGGTGCTGATCTCGGACTGGGCGCGACTGGCCCGCACCGGCCGGTTCCGGCCCGTCGGCGCCGACATCGATTACGAGGAGCGCATCGGCCGGCTGCAGCTGCCGGTGCTGTCGATCACCATCACCGGCGACGACCTCACACCGCCCGGCTCTGCCGAGCATCTGCTGTCGAAAATGCCGAAAGCCGAAGTGACCGAATGGCATCAGCCGGAAAAGCTCGGTCACAACGGCTGGATCACCGATCCCGCAAGCACTCTCGACCGCATCGAGAAGTGGTTGCGGTAG
- a CDS encoding polysaccharide deacetylase family protein: MRRKLLVGGALTLVVLVLLVVGGYYLMNSRTYQLAGRLVDRVDTSEKVVALTLDDGPTGKTAEVLKVLADAGIPATFYLNGRDLAANPEAGRAIAQAGHEIGNHTYSHRRMVLVSSGTVRDEVAGTDAEIAKTGYQGPITFRPPYGKKLWGLPKYLSDHDRTTVMWDVEPDSGKVASAAEIVAETVGKVRPGSIVLLHVMSDQGASSLAAIPRIVAELRAQGYSFVTVSKLIS; this comes from the coding sequence GTGCGTCGGAAGTTGTTGGTCGGTGGTGCGCTGACTCTCGTTGTCCTGGTGTTGCTCGTGGTCGGGGGCTACTACCTGATGAACTCGCGGACCTATCAGCTCGCGGGGCGGCTGGTGGATCGGGTGGACACCAGCGAGAAGGTTGTGGCGCTGACGCTGGACGACGGGCCGACCGGTAAGACGGCCGAGGTGCTGAAAGTGCTTGCCGACGCCGGTATTCCGGCGACGTTCTATCTGAACGGGCGGGATTTGGCGGCGAATCCCGAGGCGGGGCGCGCGATCGCGCAGGCCGGGCACGAGATCGGCAACCACACCTATTCGCATCGGCGGATGGTGCTCGTCTCCTCCGGCACGGTGCGGGACGAGGTGGCGGGGACCGACGCCGAGATCGCGAAAACCGGTTACCAGGGCCCGATTACGTTCCGGCCGCCGTATGGGAAGAAGCTGTGGGGGCTGCCCAAGTACCTGTCCGACCACGACCGGACCACGGTGATGTGGGATGTCGAACCCGACTCCGGCAAGGTCGCCTCGGCGGCGGAGATCGTCGCCGAGACCGTCGGCAAAGTGCGTCCCGGCTCGATCGTGCTGCTGCACGTCATGAGCGATCAGGGCGCGAGCTCACTGGCCGCAATCCCGCGCATCGTCGCCGAATTGCGTGCTCAGGGCTACAGTTTCGTCACCGTCTCGAAGCTGATCAGCTGA
- a CDS encoding NADP-dependent oxidoreductase: MQNQAILTETATLPTTSREIQLAARPTGAPTAEHFALVERELPELAEGQILVRNTWMSVDPYMRGRMDDRPSYIPPFQLGAALEGSAVGEVIASRATEIPVGTTVSHFAGWREHAVLDAATVTPIDPELAAPQHYLGALGTTGLTAYAALTDVAPVKPGDTVFISAAAGAVGSVAGQIAKALGAAKVIGSAGGPVKTELLLEEFGYDAAIDYRAGDLAGQLAAAAPEGIDVYLDSVGGEHLRVAVDALRQHGRVALVGAISGYNGGTAEPGPDLYKAATKEATLRGMLVNSYFPIFGEYIGKAATWLADGTVRTKETVYNGLDQAPAAFLGVLSGANTGKMLVRLG, encoded by the coding sequence ATGCAGAACCAGGCAATCCTGACCGAGACCGCCACCCTCCCCACCACCTCGCGGGAGATCCAGCTGGCGGCGCGCCCGACCGGTGCGCCGACCGCCGAGCACTTCGCACTCGTCGAGCGGGAGTTGCCCGAGTTGGCCGAGGGCCAGATCCTGGTGCGCAACACCTGGATGTCGGTTGACCCGTACATGCGCGGCCGGATGGACGATCGCCCGTCCTACATCCCGCCGTTCCAGCTGGGCGCCGCCCTGGAAGGTTCGGCAGTGGGCGAGGTCATCGCCTCTCGCGCCACCGAGATCCCGGTCGGCACAACGGTTTCGCACTTCGCCGGATGGCGGGAGCACGCGGTTCTCGATGCCGCGACGGTCACCCCGATCGACCCGGAACTCGCCGCACCGCAGCACTACCTGGGCGCGCTCGGCACCACGGGCCTGACCGCCTACGCGGCCCTCACCGACGTGGCGCCGGTCAAGCCGGGCGACACCGTGTTCATCTCCGCGGCCGCCGGCGCGGTTGGCAGCGTGGCCGGGCAGATCGCGAAAGCCCTTGGAGCAGCGAAGGTTATCGGTTCCGCCGGTGGCCCGGTGAAGACCGAGCTGCTGCTGGAGGAATTCGGCTACGACGCCGCGATCGATTACCGCGCAGGCGATCTCGCCGGTCAACTGGCCGCGGCCGCGCCGGAGGGCATCGACGTCTACCTCGACAGCGTCGGCGGCGAACACCTGCGCGTCGCGGTCGACGCCCTGCGCCAGCACGGCCGCGTCGCCCTGGTCGGCGCCATCAGCGGCTACAACGGCGGCACCGCCGAGCCCGGCCCCGACCTGTACAAGGCCGCGACCAAGGAGGCGACACTGCGCGGCATGCTGGTCAACAGCTACTTCCCGATCTTCGGCGAATACATCGGCAAGGCCGCGACCTGGCTGGCCGACGGCACCGTACGAACGAAGGAAACCGTCTACAACGGCCTCGACCAGGCCCCGGCCGCCTTCCTCGGCGTCCTCTCCGGCGCAAACACCGGCAAGATGCTGGTCCGCCTCGGCTGA
- a CDS encoding DUF6585 family protein, whose amino-acid sequence MATPNTLEQDTGETDDGRTVPLSQLIHLMAEYQKLGTHRQTYLPAPVSDTFVRGCGIVVGCCVVLGVICVAVGALAGGAAAGLLALVPAVPAAWRARSNRQHRAARLDLFDFGMTVYRSGERIAGFRWETAQVKQRVIPFQNSAVTEYAFEMSGPGAYATFDDTLFSNGREWGKTIQSAITATQLPDAVTAIDNGETVRFGDIELNLDTLGFRGQAYPWERIQLIDARSGLVRIKVDGRWISLATVASIPNFYIFNELAERLRVTDPI is encoded by the coding sequence ATGGCCACTCCGAACACCCTGGAGCAGGATACGGGCGAGACCGATGACGGCCGCACGGTTCCGCTATCACAGCTGATCCATCTGATGGCCGAGTACCAGAAACTCGGCACGCACCGCCAGACGTACCTGCCCGCACCCGTGAGCGATACGTTCGTGCGCGGTTGCGGCATCGTGGTCGGCTGCTGTGTGGTGCTCGGTGTCATCTGCGTGGCGGTCGGCGCGCTCGCGGGTGGGGCCGCCGCCGGACTGCTCGCCTTGGTCCCCGCTGTCCCCGCGGCTTGGCGTGCGCGCAGCAATCGGCAGCATCGGGCCGCGCGGCTCGACCTGTTCGACTTCGGCATGACGGTGTACCGCTCGGGTGAGCGGATCGCCGGATTCCGCTGGGAAACCGCGCAAGTGAAGCAGCGAGTGATTCCGTTCCAGAACTCCGCGGTCACCGAATACGCCTTCGAGATGAGCGGTCCCGGCGCGTACGCGACCTTCGACGACACCCTGTTCAGCAACGGCCGGGAGTGGGGCAAGACGATCCAGTCCGCGATCACCGCCACTCAGCTGCCGGACGCCGTCACCGCCATCGACAACGGCGAGACCGTGCGGTTCGGTGATATCGAGCTGAACCTGGACACGCTGGGGTTCCGCGGCCAGGCCTACCCGTGGGAGCGGATTCAGCTCATCGACGCGCGCAGCGGGCTGGTGCGGATCAAGGTCGACGGGCGGTGGATCTCGCTGGCCACGGTGGCCTCGATCCCGAACTTCTACATCTTCAACGAACTGGCGGAGCGACTGCGGGTGACCGACCCGATCTAG
- the lpdA gene encoding dihydrolipoyl dehydrogenase has protein sequence MTSHYDVVVLGAGPGGYVAAIRAAQLGLRTAIVEQKYWGGVCLNVGCIPSKALLRNAELAHIFHKEAKTFGISGDVSFDFGAAFDRSRKVADGRVKGVHFLMKKNKIDEFDGKGSFVDANTIAVELTKGGSETITFDNVIIATGTITKLLPGTQLSDNVVTYEEQILTRDLPGSILIVGAGAIGMEFGYVLKNYGVDVRIVEFLDRALPNEDADVSKEITKAYKKLGITISTGAAVQSIDDDGSKVTVQIKDNKSGNVETVTVDKVLQAVGFAPRVEGYGLENTGVELTDRGAIAIDDSMRTNVPHIYAIGDVTAKLQLAHVAEAQGVVAAETIGGAETLALGDYRMMPRATFCQPQVASFGLTEQQARDEGYDVKVATFPFTANGKAHGLGDPNGFVKLIADTKHGELLGGHLIGPDVSELLPELTLAQKWDLTVNELARNVHTHPTLSEALQEAIHGLAGHMINF, from the coding sequence GTGACTTCCCATTACGACGTTGTCGTTCTCGGTGCCGGTCCTGGCGGATATGTCGCCGCCATCCGCGCGGCACAACTCGGCCTCCGCACCGCCATCGTCGAGCAGAAGTATTGGGGTGGTGTCTGCCTCAATGTGGGCTGCATCCCCTCCAAGGCGCTGCTGCGCAACGCTGAACTGGCGCACATCTTCCACAAGGAAGCCAAGACCTTCGGCATCTCCGGGGACGTGAGCTTCGACTTCGGCGCCGCGTTCGACCGCAGCCGCAAGGTCGCGGACGGCCGGGTCAAGGGCGTCCACTTCCTGATGAAGAAGAACAAGATCGACGAGTTCGACGGCAAGGGCTCCTTCGTCGACGCCAACACCATCGCGGTCGAACTGACCAAGGGCGGCTCCGAGACCATCACGTTCGACAACGTGATCATCGCGACCGGCACCATCACCAAGCTGCTGCCGGGCACCCAGCTGTCCGACAACGTCGTCACCTACGAAGAGCAGATCCTGACCCGGGACCTGCCCGGCTCGATCCTCATCGTCGGCGCCGGCGCGATCGGCATGGAGTTCGGCTACGTCCTGAAGAACTACGGCGTCGACGTGCGCATCGTGGAGTTCCTGGACCGCGCGCTGCCGAACGAGGACGCCGACGTCTCCAAGGAGATCACCAAGGCGTACAAGAAGCTCGGCATCACCATCTCCACCGGTGCCGCCGTGCAGTCCATCGACGACGACGGCTCCAAGGTCACCGTCCAGATCAAGGACAACAAGTCCGGCAATGTCGAGACCGTCACCGTCGACAAGGTGCTGCAGGCTGTCGGCTTCGCGCCCCGCGTCGAGGGCTACGGCCTGGAGAACACCGGCGTCGAGCTGACCGATCGCGGCGCCATCGCCATCGACGACTCCATGCGCACCAACGTGCCGCACATCTACGCCATCGGTGACGTCACCGCGAAGCTGCAGCTCGCGCACGTCGCCGAAGCCCAGGGTGTCGTCGCCGCGGAGACCATCGGCGGCGCGGAGACCCTCGCCCTCGGCGATTACCGCATGATGCCGCGCGCCACCTTCTGCCAGCCGCAGGTCGCCAGCTTCGGCCTGACCGAGCAGCAGGCCCGCGACGAAGGCTACGACGTGAAGGTCGCGACCTTCCCGTTCACCGCCAACGGCAAGGCGCACGGCCTCGGCGACCCGAACGGTTTCGTCAAGCTGATCGCCGACACCAAGCACGGCGAACTGCTCGGCGGCCACCTCATCGGCCCCGACGTCTCCGAGCTGCTGCCCGAGCTGACCCTGGCCCAGAAGTGGGACCTCACGGTCAACGAGCTGGCCCGCAACGTCCACACCCACCCGACGCTGAGCGAAGCACTGCAGGAAGCGATCCACGGCCTGGCCGGCCACATGATCAACTTCTGA
- a CDS encoding prolyl oligopeptidase family protein: protein MSDPYLWLEEVTDERALDWARAHNDVVVGRFAASDRFSELERRILDMLDDDTKVAYPGRRGKWLYNFWRDAQHPRGLWRRTTFEEYAKESPAWDVLIDVDALAAAEDENWVWGGAGVLRPEQNRALISLSRGGADAKVVREFDLGNRQFIDAADGGFYLPEAKSRISWIDIDSVYVGTDFGPGSLTDSGYPRIAKRWQRGTELSAAETVFEGAAGDVAVSAGYDRTPGYERHYVGRASDFFNEEVYLLDKDGSLRHLDVPTDASESWYKDWLTIRLKSAWEVGGKTYPPGALLAIDFEKFLSGAREFEVLFTPDAHTALHGYGWTENHLILSTLEDVQTKLYVLTPGSDGWARRALADTPPMATTGVMNLDPLEGGDEFMLMTSGFTTPTTLLASSVGGETTQLKQETEHFDADGIVTEQFFARSDDGTMVPYFVLRHRDRMDSPGPTVMSGYGGFEVSRTPAYSGASGMGWLERGGTWVMTNIRGGGEYGPEWHTQVQKANRHKAFEDFAAIAKDLVARGITTAGQLGAVGGSNGGLLMGVMLTRYPELFGAIVCQVPLLDMKRYHLLLAGASWIAEYGDPDKPEEWAYLAEYSPYQNARADATYPPILLTTSTRDDRVHPGHARKMAALLEEQGHTFWYHENIEGGHGGAADNKQSAFQAALIYEFFIQMLFENKKSR from the coding sequence ATGAGCGATCCATACCTCTGGCTTGAAGAGGTGACCGACGAGCGGGCGCTGGACTGGGCCCGGGCGCATAACGACGTGGTCGTGGGGCGTTTTGCCGCCTCCGACCGGTTCAGCGAGCTCGAGCGCCGCATCCTGGACATGCTCGACGACGACACCAAGGTGGCCTATCCGGGCCGGCGCGGCAAGTGGCTGTACAACTTCTGGCGTGACGCCCAGCATCCGCGCGGGTTGTGGCGGCGCACCACGTTCGAGGAGTACGCCAAGGAGTCCCCGGCGTGGGATGTGCTCATCGACGTGGACGCGCTGGCGGCCGCCGAGGACGAGAACTGGGTGTGGGGCGGCGCGGGTGTGCTGCGGCCGGAGCAGAACCGCGCGCTGATCAGCCTGTCGCGTGGCGGCGCGGACGCCAAGGTGGTCCGCGAATTCGATCTCGGGAACAGGCAATTCATCGACGCGGCGGACGGCGGTTTCTATCTGCCCGAGGCGAAGTCCCGGATCAGCTGGATCGACATCGATTCCGTCTACGTGGGCACCGATTTCGGTCCGGGCTCGCTCACCGACTCCGGCTATCCGCGGATCGCCAAACGCTGGCAGCGGGGCACCGAATTGTCTGCCGCCGAAACGGTTTTCGAGGGTGCGGCGGGCGATGTCGCGGTCTCGGCCGGTTACGACCGCACACCCGGGTACGAACGCCACTACGTCGGACGGGCTTCGGACTTCTTCAACGAAGAGGTCTACCTGCTCGACAAGGACGGTTCGCTCCGCCACTTGGACGTGCCCACCGACGCCAGCGAATCCTGGTACAAGGATTGGCTGACCATCCGCTTGAAGTCGGCGTGGGAGGTGGGCGGCAAGACCTACCCGCCCGGCGCGCTGCTGGCCATCGACTTCGAGAAGTTCCTCTCCGGCGCAAGGGAATTCGAGGTGCTGTTCACCCCGGACGCGCACACCGCGCTGCACGGGTACGGCTGGACCGAGAACCACCTGATCCTGTCCACCCTCGAGGACGTGCAGACCAAGCTGTACGTCCTCACTCCGGGCTCCGACGGCTGGGCTCGCCGGGCGCTCGCGGACACCCCGCCGATGGCGACCACCGGCGTGATGAACCTGGACCCGCTCGAGGGCGGCGACGAATTCATGCTGATGACAAGCGGTTTCACCACCCCGACTACGCTGCTGGCCAGCTCGGTCGGCGGCGAGACCACGCAGCTGAAGCAGGAAACCGAGCACTTCGACGCCGACGGCATCGTGACCGAGCAGTTCTTCGCTCGTTCCGATGACGGAACCATGGTGCCGTACTTCGTCCTCCGGCATCGCGACCGGATGGACAGCCCCGGCCCGACGGTGATGTCCGGCTACGGCGGCTTCGAGGTCTCGCGCACCCCCGCCTACAGCGGCGCGTCCGGGATGGGCTGGCTGGAACGCGGCGGCACCTGGGTGATGACCAACATCCGCGGCGGCGGCGAGTACGGCCCCGAATGGCACACCCAGGTGCAGAAGGCGAACCGGCACAAGGCGTTCGAGGACTTCGCGGCGATCGCCAAGGACCTGGTCGCCCGCGGCATCACCACCGCCGGGCAACTGGGCGCGGTGGGCGGCAGCAACGGCGGCCTGCTCATGGGTGTGATGCTGACCCGCTACCCGGAGTTGTTCGGCGCCATCGTGTGCCAGGTGCCGCTGCTGGACATGAAGCGCTACCACCTGCTGCTGGCGGGCGCGTCCTGGATCGCCGAGTACGGCGACCCGGACAAGCCGGAGGAGTGGGCCTACCTCGCCGAGTATTCGCCGTACCAGAACGCGCGCGCCGACGCGACGTACCCGCCGATCCTGCTAACCACCTCCACCCGCGACGACCGCGTGCACCCCGGCCATGCGCGAAAGATGGCCGCACTCCTGGAAGAACAGGGCCACACCTTCTGGTACCACGAGAACATCGAAGGCGGCCACGGCGGCGCAGCCGACAACAAACAGTCGGCCTTCCAAGCCGCCCTGATCTACGAATTCTTCATCCAAATGCTGTTCGAAAACAAAAAATCTCGCTGA